The following proteins are co-located in the Manihot esculenta cultivar AM560-2 chromosome 9, M.esculenta_v8, whole genome shotgun sequence genome:
- the LOC110622894 gene encoding glycine--tRNA ligase, mitochondrial 1: MDATEDSLRTALAEKQSAVEAQGNAVRALKAAKVAKAEIDAAIETLNALKLDKSSIEKQLQAAVSGNGPSSSVNREAFRQAVVNTLERRLFYIPSFKIYRGVAGLYDYGPPGCAVKSNVLAFWRQHFVLEENMLEVDCPCVTPEVVLKASGHVDKFTDLMVKDEKTGTCYRADHLLKDFCNEKLQKDLNITAEKAAELKYVLAVLDDLSAEELGTKIKEYGIVAPDTKNPLSDPYPFNLMFQTSIGPSGLSPGYMRPETAQGIFVNFKDLYYYNGNKLPFGAAQIGQAFRNEISPRQGLLRVREFTLAEIEHFVDPEDKSHPKYSEVAALEFLMFPREEQISGQSAKRIRLGEAVSKGTVNNETLGYFIGRVYLFLTHLGIDKERLRFRQHLANEMAHYAADCWDAEIECSYGWIECVGIADRSAYDLRAHTEKSGVPLVAHEKFSEPREVEKLVIAPVKKELGLAFKGSQKMVIEALEAMNEKEAMEMKASLETKGEVEFYVCTLEKNVCIKKNMVTISKEKKKEHQRVFTPSVIEPSFGIGRIIYCLFEHSFYMRPSKAGDEQLNVFRFPPIVAPIKCTVFPLVQNQQYEEVAKVISKSLTAAGISHKIDITGTSIGKRYARTDELGVPFAITVDSTSSVTIRERDSKDQIRVNVEEAASVVKSVTDGQSTWDDVWLTYPHHSSGSTED; this comes from the exons ATGGACGCGACCGAGGATTCCCTTCGCACAGCCCTGGCGGAGAAGCAATCTGCCGTTGAAGCGCAAGGCAACGCCGTCCGTGCACTCAAAGCTGCCAAAGTGGCTAAGGCCGAAATTGATGCCGCAATCGAAACTCTCAACGCTTTAAAACTTGACAAATCTTCGATCGAGAAGCAGCTTCAAGCTGCCGTCAGTGGTAATGGTCCTAGTAGCTCCGTCAACAGGGAAGCGTTTCGTCAAGCTGTAGTCAACACTCTTGAAAGGCGTTTGTTTTACATCCCATCCTTCAAGATTTATAGAGGTGTCGCTGGCCTTTACGATTATGGCCCTCCTGGTTGTGCCGTTAAGTCCAATGTTCTTGCTTTCTGGCGCCAG CATTTCGTTCTCGAGGAGAACATGTTAGAGGTTGACTGCCCATGCGTCACGCCTGAGGTTGTCCTCAAAGCATCTGGTCATGTGGATAAGTTCACAGACCTTATGGTCAAGGATGAGAAAACTGGGACCTGTTACCGGGCTGATCACTTGTTGAAAGATTTCTGCAATGAGAAGCTTCAAAAAGATCTTAACATAACTGCAGAGAAAGCTGCAGAACTTAAATATGTTCTTGCAGTCTTGGATGATCTCTCCGCTGAAGAGCTGGGGACAAAGATCAAGGAATATGGCATTGTGGCCCCTGACACAAAAAATCCCCTTTCCGATCCTTATCCATTCAACTTAATGTTTCAAACATCAATTGGCCCCTCTGGCCTGAGCCCTGG TTATATGCGTCCTGAAACAGCCCAAGGAATATTTGTGAACTTTAAGGACTTGTACTACTACAATGGGAATAAACTCCCTTTTGGTGCTGCTCAAATTGGTCAGGCTTTCAGAAATGAG ATTTCTCCTCGCCAAGGCCTTCTGAGAGTTCGTGAATTCACATTAGCAGAGATTGAGCACTTTGTTGATCCTGAAGACAAATCTCACCCAAAATACTCTGAAGTTGCTGCTCTTGAATTTCTAATGTTCCCAAGGGAAGAACAAATATCTGGCCAGTCTGCAAAGAGAATTCGGCTTGGTGAAGCAGTATCAAAG GGAACTGTCAACAATGAAACTCTTGGCTATTTCATTGGCAGAGTTTATCTCTTCCTAACTCATCTTGGTATAGATAAGGAGCGATTGCGATTCAGGCAGCATCTTGCAAATGAAATGGCTCACTATGCTGCAGACTGCTGGGATGCTGAGATCGAATGTTCTTATGGTTGGATTGAGTGTGTTGGTATTGCAGATAGATCTGCTTATGATCTGCGTGCTCATACA GAGAAGAGCGGAGTTCCTCTTGTGGCCCATGAAAAATTTTCGGAACCTAGAGAAGTGGAG AAACTAGTAATTGCGCCAGTGAAGAAAGAGCTAGGCCTTGCATTTAAGGGTAGCCAAAAGATGGTGATTGAAGCTCTAGAG gCAATGAATGAAAAAGAGGCTATGGAAATGAAAGCCTCTCTGGAAACTAAGGGAGAAGTAGAGTTTTATGTCTGTACTCTTGAGAAAAATGTGTGTATTAAGAAGAATATGGTCACAATttcaaaggagaagaagaaggaacaTCAGAGAGTTTTCACACCGTCGGTGATTGAGCCATCTTTTGGCATTGGACGTATAATATATTGCCTCTTTGAGCATTCTTTCTACATGAGGCCCAGTAAAGCTGGGGATGAACAGTTGAATGTTTTCCGCTTTCCTCCTATTGTGGCTCCTATTAAATGCACCGTGTTCCCCCTTGTTCAGAATCAGCAGTATGAGGAGGTTGCAAAAGTCATTTCGAAGTCATTGACTGCTGCTGGAATTTCACACAAGATTGATATTACAG GCACGTCAATTGGCAAACGATATGCAAGGACAGATGAACTGGGTGTACCATTTGCAATAACTGTTGATTCAACATCTTCTGTGACAATCAGAGAGAGGGATAGCAAGGATCAAATCCGCGTTAATGTGGAAGAAGCGGCATCAGTTGTGAAGTCGGTTACTGATGGCCAGAGCACATGGGATGATGTATGGTTGACTTACCCTCATCACTCTTCTGGTTCCACTGAGGATTAA